A portion of the Gigantopelta aegis isolate Gae_Host chromosome 10, Gae_host_genome, whole genome shotgun sequence genome contains these proteins:
- the LOC121383828 gene encoding uncharacterized protein LOC121383828, which yields MKCMYKYFVLIVASICTGDGRNDSPGYCAKYCTYIMMDNNSKHILGMVVVDKRETELNSVKMKPKAFETIIPNIACRISKLFGVRNLYINYVYITFLTEKQYPNIKHSYDMWHGSKNLGKKLAMVFNLSDSDLETLNNHILMYAAKRFAYSYPSFQARNYLAAIDYEKHLDSPHMKTRTGVLSYKCDCFRYHRAYSKHSKHWRVWPRKVEKEYNYIPDIMMMILNLYFDDKAVRISVEMSETDPRRIVSTIAPIAPPPTSKIVAVQKSRFESKH from the exons ATGAAGtgcatgtataaatattttgttcttaTTGTTGCTTCAATTTGTACAGGTGATGGCAGGAACGACAGCCCAGGATACTGTGCAAAATACTGCACGTATATCATGATGGACAACAACAGTAAACATATCCTGGGCATGGTTGTGGTGGATAAGCGAGAAACTGAACTGAATTCCGTCAAAATGAAACCTAAGGCATTTGAAACCATCAT ACCTAACATTGCATGTCGTATTTCTAAATTATTTGGTGTgagaaatttatatataaattatgtatacaTTACATTTTTAACAGAGAAACAGTATCCAAACATAAAACACAGCTATGACATGTGGCATGGTAGCAAGAATCTTGGGAAGAAGTTGGCAATggtattcaattt GAGTGATTCGGACCTAGAAACACTAAACAATCACATCCTGATGTATGCTGCAAAACGATTTGCTTACAG TTATCCTTCATTCCAAGCCCGAAACTACTTGGCAGCCATCGATTATGAGAAACATCTGGATAGCCCACACATGAAAACCAGAACTGGCGTATTGAG ttataaatgtgatTGTTTCAGGTACCACAGGGCATACTCAAAACATAGTAAACATTGGCGTGTGTGGCCCAGAAAAGTGGAAAAAGAGTACAACTATATCCCAGACATCATGATGATGATTCTAAATCTGTACTTTGATGACAAAGCCGTGAGAATCAGTGTGGAGATGTCGGAAACAGATCCAAGAAGAATCGTCTCCACAATTGCACCCATTGCCCCTCCGCCAACATCAAAAATTGTGGCAGTACAGAAATCTCGGTTCGAGTCAAAACACTAA